A genomic segment from Pseudomonas sessilinigenes encodes:
- the dnaX gene encoding DNA polymerase III subunit gamma/tau has translation MSYQVLARKWRPRSFREMVGQTHVLKALINALDSQRLHHAYLFTGTRGVGKTTIARIIAKCLNCETGITSTPCGTCSVCTEIDEGRFVDLIEIDAASRTKVEDTRELLDNVQYAPSRGRFKVYLIDEVHMLSSHSFNALLKTLEEPPPYVKFILATTDPQKLPATILSRCLQFSLKNMTPERVVEHLSHVLGVENVPFEDDALWLLGRAADGSMRDAMSLTDQAIAFGEGKVMAADVRAMLGTLDHGQVYDVLHALIEGDAKALLEAVRHLAEQGPDWNGVLSEILNVLHRVAIAQALPDGVDNGHGDRERVLALAQALPAEDVQFYYQMGLIGRRDLPLAPDPRGGFEMVLLRMLAFRPADSADAPRQPLKPVGISQATVDSAQAVAEPAAVVPAAAPVASVPVAPAPAAEPVAEPAAVPTPIPAPAPEPVPALIEAEPEPEPAQAEEVVDLPWNDPVEPPLEQQPAVEPMLDVIAEPPALPAVLTPVPDSVVPDIPEWASAPMPEPSVAEVDAATPGSDLDDEPPLDEDYIEPDMDSAYSYLDELASEHIAEPAPEPEPEPAAMPATGLALEWLELFPKLPISGMTGSIAANCTLIAVDGDQWLLHLDPAHSALFNATQQRRLNDALNQYHGRTLSLNIELIKPEQETPAQAASRRRADRQREAEESIHGDPFIQRMVQEFGAVVRHDTIEPVEAPAAQG, from the coding sequence ATGAGTTATCAGGTTCTTGCACGTAAATGGCGTCCGCGCTCGTTCCGCGAAATGGTCGGCCAGACCCATGTGCTCAAGGCTCTGATCAATGCCTTGGACAGCCAGCGGCTGCACCACGCCTATCTGTTTACCGGCACCCGCGGGGTGGGCAAGACCACCATCGCGCGGATCATTGCCAAATGCCTGAATTGTGAAACAGGCATCACTTCCACCCCGTGCGGCACCTGTTCGGTGTGCACCGAGATCGACGAAGGCCGTTTCGTCGACCTGATCGAGATCGACGCCGCGAGCCGGACCAAGGTCGAGGACACTCGCGAACTGCTGGACAACGTGCAATATGCCCCGAGTCGTGGACGCTTCAAGGTCTACCTGATCGACGAAGTGCACATGCTTTCCAGCCATTCGTTCAACGCCTTGCTCAAGACCCTCGAAGAGCCGCCGCCCTACGTCAAGTTCATCCTGGCGACCACCGACCCACAGAAGCTGCCGGCGACCATTCTGTCCCGCTGCCTGCAGTTCTCCTTGAAGAACATGACCCCGGAGCGGGTGGTCGAGCACTTGAGCCATGTCCTGGGCGTGGAGAACGTGCCGTTCGAGGACGACGCCCTGTGGCTGCTGGGCCGTGCTGCCGACGGTTCGATGCGCGACGCCATGAGCCTCACCGACCAGGCCATCGCCTTTGGCGAGGGCAAGGTCATGGCGGCGGATGTGCGCGCCATGTTGGGTACCCTCGATCACGGCCAGGTCTATGATGTGCTCCACGCGCTGATCGAGGGCGATGCCAAGGCTCTCTTGGAGGCGGTGCGCCACCTCGCGGAGCAGGGGCCGGACTGGAACGGCGTGCTCTCGGAGATCCTCAATGTGCTGCACCGGGTGGCCATCGCCCAGGCGCTGCCCGATGGCGTCGACAACGGCCACGGCGATCGCGAGCGAGTGCTGGCGCTGGCCCAGGCCCTGCCGGCCGAAGACGTACAGTTCTATTACCAGATGGGCCTGATCGGCCGCCGCGACCTGCCCCTGGCGCCGGACCCGCGTGGCGGTTTCGAAATGGTCCTGTTGCGGATGCTGGCCTTCCGGCCAGCGGACAGCGCGGATGCACCGAGACAGCCGCTAAAGCCGGTGGGGATCAGCCAGGCCACAGTTGATTCCGCCCAAGCCGTGGCGGAGCCAGCAGCGGTTGTGCCTGCTGCCGCGCCTGTGGCCAGTGTCCCGGTCGCTCCCGCTCCTGCTGCGGAGCCGGTAGCCGAGCCGGCCGCTGTGCCAACACCAATACCTGCGCCAGCACCCGAGCCGGTCCCGGCCTTGATCGAAGCCGAGCCAGAGCCCGAACCGGCACAGGCCGAAGAAGTGGTCGACCTGCCGTGGAACGACCCGGTGGAGCCGCCGCTGGAACAACAGCCGGCGGTGGAGCCGATGCTGGATGTCATCGCCGAACCACCCGCGTTGCCAGCGGTCCTGACCCCGGTGCCGGACAGCGTGGTGCCAGACATCCCGGAATGGGCCAGTGCGCCGATGCCCGAGCCGAGCGTGGCCGAGGTGGATGCCGCGACCCCGGGGAGCGACCTGGACGACGAGCCGCCGCTGGACGAGGACTACATCGAGCCGGACATGGACTCGGCCTACAGTTACCTCGATGAACTGGCCAGTGAACACATCGCCGAGCCGGCCCCGGAACCCGAGCCGGAGCCCGCCGCCATGCCGGCCACCGGCCTGGCCCTGGAGTGGCTGGAACTGTTTCCGAAGCTGCCTATTTCCGGCATGACTGGCAGTATTGCTGCCAACTGCACCTTGATCGCCGTGGATGGCGACCAGTGGCTGTTGCACCTGGACCCGGCCCATAGCGCGCTGTTCAACGCTACCCAGCAACGCCGTCTCAACGATGCCTTGAACCAGTACCACGGGCGTACGCTGAGCCTGAACATCGAGCTGATCAAGCCCGAGCAGGAAACCCCGGCCCAGGCCGCATCCCGGCGTCGTGCCGACCGTCAGCGCGAGGCGGAGGAGTCGATCCATGGCGATCCGTTCATCCAGCGGATGGTCCAGGAGTTCGGCGCAGTGGTGCGCCACGATACCATTGAACCTGTCGAGGCCCCGGCCGCGCAGGGTTGA
- a CDS encoding YbaB/EbfC family nucleoid-associated protein, with protein MMKGGMAGLMKQAQQMQEKMAKMQEELANAEVTGKAGGDMVSVVMTGRHDIKRVSIDPSLLEGVSDDDREVLEDLFAAAVNDAVRKIEANSQEKMSGMTAGMQLPPGMKLPF; from the coding sequence ATGATGAAAGGTGGCATGGCCGGCCTGATGAAGCAGGCGCAGCAGATGCAGGAAAAGATGGCCAAGATGCAGGAAGAACTGGCCAACGCCGAAGTCACCGGCAAGGCCGGTGGCGACATGGTCAGCGTAGTCATGACCGGCCGTCATGACATCAAGCGCGTGAGCATCGACCCGAGCCTGCTGGAAGGCGTCAGCGACGACGATCGCGAAGTGCTGGAAGACCTGTTCGCCGCCGCGGTGAACGACGCCGTGCGCAAGATCGAAGCCAACAGCCAGGAAAAGATGTCCGGCATGACCGCTGGCATGCAGCTGCCTCCGGGCATGAAGCTGCCTTTCTGA
- a CDS encoding NADP-dependent oxidoreductase, whose translation MPQTMTLNQRVVLVSRPQGAPVPENFRLERVALPELADGQVLLKTLYLSLDPYMRGRMSDAPSYAAPVEIDEVMTGGAVSRVERSLNPKFQEGDLVVGATGWQSHCISDGRNLVPVPAGLPSPSMALGVLGMPGMTAYMGLMDIGQPKAGETLVVAAASGAVGSVVGQVAKLKGLRVVGVAGGADKCRYVVEELGFDACIDHKSPEFADELAQACFKGVDIYFENVGGKVFDAVLPLLNAKARIPLCGLIAQYNAQQLPAGPDRLPLLQRSLLTKRVRIQGFIVFDDYGDRQPEFIKAMAPWVREGKVKFKEDVVEGLEQAPQALIGLLEGRNFGKLVVKVATDGSI comes from the coding sequence ATGCCGCAAACAATGACCCTCAATCAGCGTGTAGTACTGGTGTCGCGCCCCCAGGGCGCGCCGGTTCCGGAGAACTTTCGCCTGGAGCGGGTGGCGCTGCCGGAGCTGGCGGACGGCCAGGTGCTGCTCAAGACCCTGTACCTGTCCCTGGATCCCTATATGCGTGGACGCATGAGCGATGCGCCATCCTACGCGGCGCCGGTGGAGATCGACGAAGTCATGACCGGTGGTGCCGTGAGCCGGGTCGAGCGTTCGCTGAACCCCAAGTTCCAGGAAGGTGACCTGGTGGTGGGCGCCACCGGTTGGCAGAGCCACTGCATCAGCGATGGGCGCAACCTGGTGCCCGTGCCGGCGGGCTTGCCCAGCCCGTCCATGGCCCTGGGGGTGCTGGGCATGCCCGGCATGACCGCCTACATGGGGTTGATGGACATCGGCCAGCCCAAGGCCGGGGAGACCCTGGTGGTGGCCGCGGCATCCGGGGCGGTGGGTTCGGTGGTGGGGCAGGTGGCCAAGCTCAAGGGGTTGCGGGTGGTGGGAGTCGCCGGTGGGGCCGACAAATGCCGCTACGTGGTGGAGGAGCTGGGCTTCGACGCCTGTATCGATCATAAGAGCCCGGAGTTCGCCGACGAGCTGGCCCAGGCCTGCTTCAAGGGCGTGGATATCTATTTCGAGAACGTCGGCGGCAAGGTGTTCGATGCGGTACTGCCGTTGCTCAATGCCAAGGCACGCATTCCCTTGTGTGGCCTGATTGCCCAGTACAACGCCCAGCAATTGCCGGCGGGGCCGGATCGCCTGCCGTTGTTGCAGCGCAGCCTGCTGACCAAGCGGGTGCGGATCCAGGGGTTCATCGTGTTCGACGACTACGGTGACCGCCAGCCGGAATTCATCAAGGCCATGGCGCCTTGGGTGCGTGAGGGCAAGGTCAAGTTCAAGGAGGATGTGGTCGAAGGCCTGGAGCAGGCGCCACAGGCCCTCATCGGACTGCTGGAGGGGCGCAACTTCGGCAAGCTGGTGGTCAAGGTCGCCACGGACGGGAGCATTTGA